From a single Bemisia tabaci chromosome 10, PGI_BMITA_v3 genomic region:
- the LOC109033323 gene encoding kinetochore protein NDC80 homolog, with the protein MPKSSLGRRSSSMRPVRLSEVEARGGNETIRKGEQKRSFIPKPSIGGHGRSSSVDRDSRFSSRSASKVSTDHKLNRSRSQVNVRTPVVPMTPLFSSKGGVLPPGSTLRPSHGSIDQSRLSSIGVKSSRRDMRPLSDKTFQQEAQRQVTQFFLRHPQGPLVLEKRTSIKPMTTAMFIDLVNILLQVFDETAMVDQSDYITRLPTFTKRFGYRGKVEKSWLQTVNTPHAWPHVLGLLQWLVEVNELYEDFEPMPAFYQDFVEDQPTDGSEPAIDFKLFLPFLMKSFNAFQTKPNSEIEIARLEEQLLENIKEHEGVSVEEFDALQDEVKALDEELNSPENLAELAELEELKSQKQVLESDFKKLKDHKLGNNRYLADLNDKIGDIKSAREAQEKEIRELQQEIDQTKAEIEQQCVSVAKKEVMIQEMADLRREIAYQNGCLEEYSKIVYSEDLKVVGARQKLNAALLEYNKLVAMNTLDIPQLKKARIDVNILQLGAAEELEAVDETLKELKAELKHLRTQMTLELDSLRDQAINIQEVQSKENDEVGSISKALQAKEKECEDFKRMMRETTEDLTVSNEQLRKKIDSILQRMPDLKSLELELHNKRRDLENATADVKLIEKKTLEYSTTCKAVYEEFVRKTEAKIGSTEQKLKNVVKNFQEPGH; encoded by the exons ATGCCGAAGTCATCACTTGGAAGGCGCTCCTCTTCCATGCGACCTGTGCGATTATCAGAGGTTGAAGCCAGAGGAGGAAATGAAACGATCAG AAAAGGAGAGCAGAAACGCTCTTTCATCCCGAAGCCAAGTATAGGTGGACATGGAAGATCAAGCTCTGTGGACCGAGACTCCAGGTTTTCGAGTAGAAGTGCCTCCAAAGTAAGCACCGACCACAAATTGAACCGATCCAGAAGTCAAGTCAATGTACGAACACCAGTAGTGCCGATGACACCTCTCTTCAGCAGCAAAGGAGGAGTTCTCCCTCCCGGCAGCACCCTGAG acCTAGCCATGGCAGTATTGATCAAAGCAGGTTGAGCAGTATTGGTGTCAAATCTTCGCGAAGAGATATGAGACCTTTGTCAGACAAAACTTTTCAACAAGAAGCTCAGCGTCAA gTCACACAGTTCTTTTTGAGGCATCCTCAAGGTCCACTGGTATTGGAGAAACGTACGAGTATCAAACCGATGACAACTGCAATGTTCATAGATCTTGTCAATATCCTGCTCCAGGTCTTCGATGAAACAGCCATGGTTGATCAATCAGATTACATCACTAGGCTTCCCACATTCACAAAACGCTTTGGTTATCGTGGCAAAGTGGAAAAATCTTGGCTCCAAACAG TTAACACACCTCATGCTTGGCCTCATGTTTTGGGACTTCTCCAATGGTTAGTCGAAGTGAATGAACTTTACGAGGATTTCGAGCCCATGCCAGCTTTTTATCAGGACTTTGTCGAGGATCAACCCACAGATGGATCTGAACCTGCAATAGATTTCAAG ctttttctaccttttttgATGAAGTCCTTTAATGCCTTTCAAACTAAACCTAATTCTGAAATTGAGATCGCCCGGTTAGAAGAGCAGCTTCTAGAAAATATCA AGGAGCATGAAGGAGTCAGTGTAGAAGAATTCGATGCTTTGCAAGACGAAGTGAAGGCACTAGATGAAGAACTCAACAGTCCAGAGAATCTCGCTGAGTTAGCAGAATTAGAG GAATTGAAATCTCAAAAACAGGTGTTGGAAAGCGATTTCAAGAAATTGAAAGACCATAAACTAGGCAATAACAGATACCTGGCAGATTTGAATGATAAAATAGGGGACATCAAAAGCGCTAGAGAAGCCCAAG AAAAAGAAATCCGAGAATTACAACAGGAAATTGATCAAACTAAAGCTGAAATAGAGCAGCAATGTGTGAGTGTTGCGAAGAAGGAGGTGATGATTCAGGAAATGGCCGATCTGCGACGAGAAATTGCCTATCAAAATGGATGTCTGGAAGAGTACTCAAAAATCGTGTACTCTGAGGATTTAAAGGTTGTTGGTGCTcgccaaaaa TTGAATGCTGCCCTTTTGGAGTACAACAAATTGGTCGCGATGAACACACTGGATATACCACAATTGAAAAAAGCCAGAATAGATGTGAATATTCTCCAACTAGGAGCTGCGGAGGAACTTGAAGCTGTCGATGAAACTCTGAAAGAATTGAAAGCCGAGCTGAAGCACTTGAGAACTCAAATGACGTTAGAGCTCGATAGTTTACGAGATCAAGCTATAAAT ATTCAAGAGGTTCAAAGCAAAGAGAACGATGAAGTTGGCAGTATCAGCAAAGCTTTACAGGCCAAAGAGAAAGAATGTGAAGATTTCAAGAGGATGATGAGGGAAACAACCGAAGATTTAACGGTCTCAAATGAACAACTACGAAAGAAAATTGACAGCATTCTACAAAGAATGCCAGACCTCAAGAGCTTAGAGCTTGAACTCCATAATAAGCGAAGAGA ttTGGAAAATGCCACTGCTGATGTCAAGCTCATAGAAAAGAAAACCTTGGAATATTCGACTACATGCAAAGCCGTCTATGAAGAATTTGTCAGGAAAACAGAG GCCAAAATTGGTTCCACAGAACAGAAATTGAAGAACGTGGtgaaaaatttccaggaaccTGGACATTAG